The genomic region CCGTGCCCGAGCCGCCTCCCCTCGCGGCACCGGACGGCGCCGCGTTCGCGCGCCGCTTCGAATGCCGGCGCTGCGGCGGGCGCGGGCTCGCGGTGTCGCCCCGGATCGCCCGGCACGGCTGCCCGGGGGCCGCCCCGCGTCCGGTCGCCTGGCGCGGGTACGACGGCGCCCTGGTCGAGCTGAAATGGTGGAAGTGACGGGGCGTTGCGAGACCGGGTGGCCTGTGTTAGATCACGGCGCCCCTCGGGGCAGGCCCGTGGTGTATCGCGAGCCTGGATGAGACCAGAACCGTCGTAAATTCACACACTTTCCCGCGGCGCACCCCGGTGCCCGCCGACCTCCGAGCGGACCTTCGGTCCCGAGGAGAGCGGCGGGTGGGACGAGCCGGCTTTCGGGAGAGTGGCGGACACCAACCGGAGAGACCACATGGAAACCCAGCAGAACCCCGCCGAGGGCGCCGTCCAGGCGCCTCCCCCCGCCGAGACCGCTCCCGCCGCCGAGGCCGCGCCCCAGACGATGGCGCAGGCCATGGAGCAGGGCGGCACCGCCATCACCATGAAGCAGCTGCTGGAGGCCGGCGTCCACTTCGGCCACCAGACCAAGCGCTGGAACCCGAAGATGAAGCCGTACATCTTCGGCGCCCGCAACGGCATCTACATCATCGACCTGCAGAAGACGGTCACCCTGGCCCGCAACGCCTTCCGGTTCGTCTCCGACACCGTGGCGCGCGGCGGCAAGGTGCTCTTCATCGGCACCAAGAAGCAGGCCCAGGACGCGGTCGCCGAGGAGGCCGCCCGCTGCGGCATGTTCTACGTGACCAACCGCTGGCTCGGCGGCACGCTCACCAACTTCAAGACCATCAAGAGCGGCATCGATCGGCTGAAGGAGATCGAGCGCCAGGCCAAGGACGGCACCTACGAGCGCCTCCCGAAGAAGGAAGTGGCCCAGCTCGAGCGCGAGCGCGAGAAGCTGGAGAAGAACCTCGGCGGCGTGAAGGAGCTCTCCCGCGTCCCCGCGGCCATCTTCATCATCGACCCGAAGAAGGAGCACATCGCCGTGCACGAGGCGAACCGCCTCGGCATCCCGGTGGTCGGCGTGGTGGACACCAACTGCGATCCCGAGGGGATCGACTACGTCATCCCGGGCAACGACGACGCCATCCGCTCCATCCGGCTCTTCACCGGGAAGGTGGCCGAGGCCTGCATCGAGGGCAGCCGCCGCTACAGCGCCTACGTGGCCGAGCACGGCACCCAGGAGACCGAGCAGAGCGACCGCGACGCCGCCAGCGAGCGCGGCGGCCGTGACCGTCGCGATCGCCGCGACCGCGGCGGCCGTGACCGCGGCCCGCGCCAGCCCCGCGAGGACCGCGGCGCCGCCAGCGCCAACGTCGAGGTGCTCCGCAAGGGCGAGGTGACCCCGGCCGCGCCGGTCGAGGCCGCCCCGGCCCCCGAGCAGAAGTAGCAGCCCGGAAGGTTCCCATTCCGGGGCGGGTCTCGGCGACGGGACCCGCCCCTTTTCCTTATCAGGAGACGAGACCAGTGGCCGAGATCAGCGCAACCATGGTGAAGGACCTCCGCGAGAAGACCGGCGCGGGGATGATGGACTGCAAGAAGGCGCTCTCCGAGAGCGGCGGCGACTTCGGCAAGGCCGAGGAGTACCTCCGCAAGAAGGGGCTCTCCGCCGCCGCCAAGAAGGCCGGCCGGGCCGCCACCGAGGGCGCCGTCGCCAGCTACATCCACATGGGCGGCAAGATCGGCGTGCTCGTCGAGGTGAACTGCGAGACCGACTTCGTGGCCCGCACCGACGGCTTCCAGGCCCTGGTGAAGGATCTCTCGATGCACATCGCCGCCGCCGCCCCGCAGTTCGTGCGGCGCGAGGAGGTCCCGGCCGAGGTGATCGAGAAGGAGATGGAGATCGCCCGCGCCCAGGCCCGCGAGCAGAAGAAGCCCGAGGCGATCATCGAGAAGATCGCGACCGGCAAGGTCGAGAAGTTCTACAAGGACGTCGTGCTCCTCGAGCAGCCGTTCGTGAAGGACGACAAGAAGACCGTCCAGGACCTCGTCACCGAGACCGTCGCCAAGATCGGCGAGAACGTGCAGGTCCGCCGCTTCGCCCGCTTCGTCCTCGGCGAGGGGCTCGAGAAGAAGACCGAGAACCTGGCCGAGGAGGTCGCCAAGACCGCCGGCCTCGTGAAGTAGCTCCCGCTCCGAGCTCCGGTTCATCCGAGCCCCGTCGCGCGCCTGCGCGGCGGGGCTTTCTCGTTTCCGGGGCCGCGGCTGCGCCCCTCGTCTCACCCCTCCCTTTCCCTCCCCCGCTCCGCGGGAGAGGGGAAGAGGTGGGCCACCGGATCCGCCAGAGCAGCCCGGTGAGGCGCGTCCCGTCGCACCCCCTCCCGTCCCTCCCCCGCTCACGCGGGAGAGGGGAAGAGGGAACCTCGGAGCTCGCCCGCCCGCAGCGCCTCGTTGCACTCCCTCCCCGCTCGGGCGGGGAGGGATGGGGAGGGGCGGCCAGCAGGCGTCTAGCGGCTGGCGGCCCTCGGCCCAGGCGCAAATAAAGAACCCCGGGCCGGCTCGCGCCGACCCGGGGTCGAACTACTCGATGCGTGCGCTGATTACGGCGTGGCGGGGCAGACGTCGGTGGTCATCGCCGGCGTCACGATCGTCACGTTGATAGGCAGCGACTGCGCCTGGTGATCCTTGACCGTGGCCGTGAACGCGTAGGAGGCGCTCGGGGTCATGTCGTTGATCGTGAACGAGTCGGGCTTGCCCGCGGTGTCGAACGTCACCGTCGCGCCTTCCGGATAGACCAGGAGGTAGGAGCCCCCGTCCGGAGTCTGCGGGATGTAGCAGACCGAGGCGTTCGCGGTGATGTCCGTCGCGACGCCGCCCACGGTGCGGGACACGGTGATCCCGGAGGCCGGCGTGCAGGTCGTGCCGAGGAACGAGCCGTCCGCCGCCGTGTAGGTGG from Anaeromyxobacter paludicola harbors:
- the rpsB gene encoding 30S ribosomal protein S2; translation: MAQAMEQGGTAITMKQLLEAGVHFGHQTKRWNPKMKPYIFGARNGIYIIDLQKTVTLARNAFRFVSDTVARGGKVLFIGTKKQAQDAVAEEAARCGMFYVTNRWLGGTLTNFKTIKSGIDRLKEIERQAKDGTYERLPKKEVAQLEREREKLEKNLGGVKELSRVPAAIFIIDPKKEHIAVHEANRLGIPVVGVVDTNCDPEGIDYVIPGNDDAIRSIRLFTGKVAEACIEGSRRYSAYVAEHGTQETEQSDRDAASERGGRDRRDRRDRGGRDRGPRQPREDRGAASANVEVLRKGEVTPAAPVEAAPAPEQK
- the tsf gene encoding translation elongation factor Ts; its protein translation is MAEISATMVKDLREKTGAGMMDCKKALSESGGDFGKAEEYLRKKGLSAAAKKAGRAATEGAVASYIHMGGKIGVLVEVNCETDFVARTDGFQALVKDLSMHIAAAAPQFVRREEVPAEVIEKEMEIARAQAREQKKPEAIIEKIATGKVEKFYKDVVLLEQPFVKDDKKTVQDLVTETVAKIGENVQVRRFARFVLGEGLEKKTENLAEEVAKTAGLVK